The Brachyhypopomus gauderio isolate BG-103 chromosome 2, BGAUD_0.2, whole genome shotgun sequence genome contains a region encoding:
- the ppfia1 gene encoding liprin-alpha-1 isoform X11 — protein sequence MMCEVMPTISESEVGSNGSGRGSGSPLQSDSEGHFESLMVSMLEERDRLLETLRETQENLGLTQSKLHEISHERDSLQRQLNTALPQEFAALTKEVNMCREQLLEREEEIAELKAERNNTRLLLEHLECLVSRHERSLRMTVVKRQAQSPAGVSSEVEVLKALKSLFEHHKALDEKVRERLRVALERCSALEEQLTVSHKEIALLREQNSQKKVLIDGTAEINHNSENSPSTNGKRSSDGSLGPDDELGKVAELQDVMDRQSKEMVQMKDRVVSLSNRVAELEEDLDTARKDLIKSEEMNTRLQRDLRESVAQKDDMEERITTLEKRYLGAQREATSVHDLNDKLENELANKDSLFRQTEEKNRQLQERLELAEQKLQQTIRKAETLPEVEAELAQRVAALTKAEERHGNVEERLRQMEAQLEEKNQELLRARQREKMNEEHNKRLSETVDRLLSESNERLQLHLKERMAALEDKNALIRELDHTKKLIEEAHHDKEQLLIQMETMRSEGEQDRSRSSSVLQQGRSHMGSTPDFRYPVSASSMMDSHSDHYGGALVLRRPQKGRAAALRDEPCKVQTLNEQEWERVQQANVLAKVAYAFESDVDVSDVEDDRDTVFSSVDLLSPAGQADAQTLALMLQEQLDAINNEIRMIQEEKENTALRAEEIESRVGSGDSLGTRYRSVGSIPPSFPGSSLSGSSPPGSGHSTPRRAPRSPNREVDRMGVMTLPSDLRKHRRKPVPDDKATIRCETSPPSTPRSMRLSRGGHAASHEDIRDIRSPTALQDGQGSNPSSSNSSQDSLNKAAKKKSIKSSIGRLFGKKEKGRTGPPGPPSKDSPSQAGTPEAEGSQDPMVLSKLGGPGEKNRKLQKKHELLEEARRQGLPFAQWDGPTVVVWLELWVGMPAWYVAACRANVKSGAIMSALSDTEIQREIGISNPLHRLKLRLAIQEIMSLTSPSAPPTSRTSTGNVWVTHEEMESLAATPTTEDDEGSWAQTLAYGDMNHEWIGNEWLPSLGLPQYRSYFMESLVDARMLDHLTKKDLRGQLKMVDSFHRNSFQCGVMCLRRLNYDRKELERRREEAQLEVRDVLVWSNERLMKWVQSMGLKEYASNLEESGVHGALLALDHTFDHNALALLLQIPTQNTQARAALEREYNNLLAMATERKLEEDDDKNFRRAPSWRKKFRPKDVRGFGASSADTLPASFRVTSSSTSPAMQPKKHQLDGGVSSVQRLDSAAVRTYSC from the exons CTGCTGCTGGAACATCTGGAGTGTCTGGTGTCCCGCCATGAGCGCTCTCTGAGGATGACGGTGGTGAAAAGGCAGGCCCAGTCTCCCGCcggcgtctccagcgaggtggAGGTCTTGAAGGCCCTGAAATCGCTCTTTGAACACCACAAAGCCCTGGACGAGAAG GTGAGGGAGAGATTGCGTGTTGCTCTGGAAAGGTGCAGTGCGTTGGAGGAACAGTTAACAGTGTCCCATAAAGAG ATCGCCCTGCTCCGAGAGCAGAACAGCCAGAAGAAGGTGCTGATCGACGGCACGGCAGAAATCAACCACAACTCTGAGAACTCTCCCAGCACCAATGGCAAG AGGTCGTCGGACGGCTCGCTGGGCCCTGACGACGAGCTGGGCAAAGTGGCGGAGCTGCAGGACGTGATGGACAGGCAGAGCAAGGAGATGGTGCAGATGAAAGATCGCGTGGTGTCCCTCAGCAACCGGGTGGccgagctggaggaggacctGGACACGGCCCGCAAAGACCTGATCAAATCAGAGGAGATGAACACGCGCCTGCAGAGAGACCTGCGTGAG TCGGTGGCGCAGAAGGACGACATGGAGGAACGCATCACCACCCTGGAGAAGCGCTACCTGGGGGCACAGAGAGAGGCCACGTCCGTGCACGACCTCAACGACAAGCTGGAGAACGAGCTTGCCAACAAGGACTCCCTCTTCCGCCAG ACGGAGGAGAAGAACAGGCAGCTGCAGGAGAGGCTGGAGCTGGCCGAGCAGAAGCTGCAACAGACCATCCGCAAGGCCGAGACGCTCCCCGAGGTGGAGGCGGAGCTTGCTCAGCGGGTCGCCGCCCTCACAAAG GCCGAGGAGCGTCACGGTAACGTGGAGGAGCGTCTGCGGCAGATGGAGGCTCAGCTGGAGGAGAAGAACCAGGAACTGCTCCGG GCTCGTCAGCGGGAGAAAATGAACGAGGAGCACAACAAGCGTCTGTCTGAGACGGTGGATAGGCTCCTCTCGGAGTCCAACGAGAGGCTACAACTCCATCTAAAGGAGAGGATGGCTGCCCTGGAGGACAAG AATGCCCTGATCCGGGAGCTGGATCACACAAAGAAATTGATCGAGGAGGCTCACCATGACAAA GAGCAGCTGCTGATCCAGATGGAGACAATGCGCTCGGAGGGCGAGCAAGACCGGAGCCGAAGCAGCTCCGTGCTGCAGCAGGG GCGGTCTCACATGGGTAGTACTCCAGATTTCAGGTACCCAGTGTCTGCGTCCTCTATGATGGACAGCCATTCAGACCACTACGGCGGCGCCCTGGTGCTCAGGCGGCCCCAGAAGGGGCGGGCCGCTGCCCTGCGTGACGAACCCTGCAAG GTACAGACTCTGAACGAGCAGGAGTGGGAGCGTGTACAGCAGGCCAACGTTTTGGCCAAGGTGGCCTACGCTTTCGAAAGCGACGTGGACGTCTCTGACGTGGAGGATGACCGAGACACGGTCTTCAGCTCGGTCGACCTGCTGTCCCCTGCTGGGCAGGCCGATGCACAAACCCTCGCCCTGATGCTACAGGAACAGCTGGACGCCATCAACAACGAGATAAG GATGAtccaggaggagaaggagaacacTGCGCTCCGCGCCGAGGAGATCGAGTCGCGGGTCGGCAGCGGCGACAGCCTCGGCACTCGCTACCGCTCCGTGGGCTCAATCCCGCCCTCCTTCCcaggctcctccctctctggCTCCTCCCCCCCGGGCTCGGGTCACTCCACCCCTCGACGGGCTCCACGCAGTCCAAACAGGGAGGTGGACCGCATGGGGGTCATGACGCTG CCTAGCGACTTGCGGAAGCATCGTAGGAAG CCCGTGCCAGACGACAAGGCCACCATCAGGTGTGAGACGTCTCCGCCGTCCACCCCCAGGTCCATGAGACTCAGTCGAGGAGGACACGCTGCCAGCCACGAGGACATCAGAGACATCCGAAG CCCTACAGCCCTGCAGGACGGTCAGGGCAGCAACCCTAGTAGCAGCAACAGCAGTCAAGACTCGCTCAACAAGGCTGCCAAGAAAAAGAGCATCAAGTCGTCTATCGGCCGTCTGTTCggcaagaaggagaaggggCGGACGGGTCCCCCAGGTCCCCCCAGCAAGGACTCCCCCAGCcaag CAGGGACTCCGGAGGCAGAGGGCTCCCAGGATCCCATGGTGCTCAGCAAGCTCGGTGGCCCTGGGGAAAAGAACAGGAAGCTGCAGAAGAA GCACGAGCTGCTGGAGGAGGCTCGCAGGCAGGGCCTGCCTTTCGCCCAGTGGGACGGGCCTACCGTGGTCGTCTGGCTGGAG tTGTGGGTGGGCATGCCCGCCTGGTACGTGGCGGCCTGCCGGGCCAACGTGAAGAGCGGAGCCATCATGTCGGCCCTGTCGGACACGGAGATCCAGAGGGAGATTGGCATCAGCAACCCCCTGCACCGCCTCAAACTGCGCCTGGCCATCCAGGAGATCATGTCCCTCACCAGCCCTTCAGCGCCCCCTACCTCCAGAACG TCCACGGGCAATGTTTGGGTTACACATGAGGAGATGGAGAGTCTGGCGGCCACGCCCACTACG GAGGATGACGAGGGTAGCTGGGCCCAG ACTCTGGCCTACGGCGACATGAACCACGAGTGGATTGGTAACGAGTGGCTGCCCAGTCTGGGCCTGCCCCAGTACCGCAGCTACTTCATGGAGTCTCTGGTGGACGCACGCATGCTGGACCACCTCACCAAGAAGGACCTCAGAGGGCAGCTCAAGATGGTGGACAGCTTCCACAG GAATAGCTTCCAGTGCGGCGTGATGTGTTTGAGGCGTCTCAACTATGACCGTAAGGAGCTGGAGAGGCGGCGTGAGGAAGCCCAGcttgaggtcagag ATGTTCTGGTGTGGAGCAACGAGCGTCTGATGAAGTGGGTGCAGTCCATGGGCCTGAAGGAGTACGCTAGCAACCTGGAGGAGAGCGGCGTGCACGGGGCTTTGCTCGCACTGGACCACACGTTTGACCACAACGCACTGGCACTGCTgctgcaaatacccacacagaACACCCAG GCAAGAGCAGCACTGGAGAGGGAATACAACAACCTGCTGGCTATGGCAACAGAGAGAAAACTGGAGGAG GACGATGACAAGAATTTCCGACGAGCCCCTTCCTGGAGGAAGAAGTTCCGTCCTAAAGACGTGCGTGGCTTCGGGGCCAGCTCGGCCGACACGCTGCCAGCCAGCTTCAGGGTGAccagctcctccacctcccccgccATGCAGCCAAAGAAGCACCAGCTGGACG GAGGTGTGAGTAGCGTACAGAGGTTGGACTCTGCTGCTGTCAGGACCTACTCATGCTAA
- the ppfia1 gene encoding liprin-alpha-1 isoform X10, which produces MMCEVMPTISESEVGSNGSGRGSGSPLQSDSEGHFESLMVSMLEERDRLLETLRETQENLGLTQSKLHEISHERDSLQRQLNTALPQEFAALTKEVNMCREQLLEREEEIAELKAERNNTRLLLEHLECLVSRHERSLRMTVVKRQAQSPAGVSSEVEVLKALKSLFEHHKALDEKVRERLRVALERCSALEEQLTVSHKEIALLREQNSQKKVLIDGTAEINHNSENSPSTNGKRSSDGSLGPDDELGKVAELQDVMDRQSKEMVQMKDRVVSLSNRVAELEEDLDTARKDLIKSEEMNTRLQRDLRESVAQKDDMEERITTLEKRYLGAQREATSVHDLNDKLENELANKDSLFRQTEEKNRQLQERLELAEQKLQQTIRKAETLPEVEAELAQRVAALTKAEERHGNVEERLRQMEAQLEEKNQELLRARQREKMNEEHNKRLSETVDRLLSESNERLQLHLKERMAALEDKNALIRELDHTKKLIEEAHHDKEQLLIQMETMRSEGEQDRSRSSSVLQQGRSHMGSTPDFRYPVSASSMMDSHSDHYGGALVLRRPQKGRAAALRDEPCKVQTLNEQEWERVQQANVLAKVAYAFESDVDVSDVEDDRDTVFSSVDLLSPAGQADAQTLALMLQEQLDAINNEIRMIQEEKENTALRAEEIESRVGSGDSLGTRYRSVGSIPPSFPGSSLSGSSPPGSGHSTPRRAPRSPNREVDRMGVMTLPSDLRKHRRKPVPDDKATIRCETSPPSTPRSMRLSRGGHAASHEDIRDIRSPTALQDGQGSNPSSSNSSQDSLNKAAKKKSIKSSIGRLFGKKEKGRTGPPGPPSKDSPSQAGTPEAEGSQDPMVLSKLGGPGEKNRKLQKKHELLEEARRQGLPFAQWDGPTVVVWLELWVGMPAWYVAACRANVKSGAIMSALSDTEIQREIGISNPLHRLKLRLAIQEIMSLTSPSAPPTSRTTLAYGDMNHEWIGNEWLPSLGLPQYRSYFMESLVDARMLDHLTKKDLRGQLKMVDSFHRNSFQCGVMCLRRLNYDRKELERRREEAQLEVRDVLVWSNERLMKWVQSMGLKEYASNLEESGVHGALLALDHTFDHNALALLLQIPTQNTQARAALEREYNNLLAMATERKLEEDDDKNFRRAPSWRKKFRPKDVRGFGASSADTLPASFRVTSSSTSPAMQPKKHQLDGGVSSVQRLDSAAVRTYSC; this is translated from the exons CTGCTGCTGGAACATCTGGAGTGTCTGGTGTCCCGCCATGAGCGCTCTCTGAGGATGACGGTGGTGAAAAGGCAGGCCCAGTCTCCCGCcggcgtctccagcgaggtggAGGTCTTGAAGGCCCTGAAATCGCTCTTTGAACACCACAAAGCCCTGGACGAGAAG GTGAGGGAGAGATTGCGTGTTGCTCTGGAAAGGTGCAGTGCGTTGGAGGAACAGTTAACAGTGTCCCATAAAGAG ATCGCCCTGCTCCGAGAGCAGAACAGCCAGAAGAAGGTGCTGATCGACGGCACGGCAGAAATCAACCACAACTCTGAGAACTCTCCCAGCACCAATGGCAAG AGGTCGTCGGACGGCTCGCTGGGCCCTGACGACGAGCTGGGCAAAGTGGCGGAGCTGCAGGACGTGATGGACAGGCAGAGCAAGGAGATGGTGCAGATGAAAGATCGCGTGGTGTCCCTCAGCAACCGGGTGGccgagctggaggaggacctGGACACGGCCCGCAAAGACCTGATCAAATCAGAGGAGATGAACACGCGCCTGCAGAGAGACCTGCGTGAG TCGGTGGCGCAGAAGGACGACATGGAGGAACGCATCACCACCCTGGAGAAGCGCTACCTGGGGGCACAGAGAGAGGCCACGTCCGTGCACGACCTCAACGACAAGCTGGAGAACGAGCTTGCCAACAAGGACTCCCTCTTCCGCCAG ACGGAGGAGAAGAACAGGCAGCTGCAGGAGAGGCTGGAGCTGGCCGAGCAGAAGCTGCAACAGACCATCCGCAAGGCCGAGACGCTCCCCGAGGTGGAGGCGGAGCTTGCTCAGCGGGTCGCCGCCCTCACAAAG GCCGAGGAGCGTCACGGTAACGTGGAGGAGCGTCTGCGGCAGATGGAGGCTCAGCTGGAGGAGAAGAACCAGGAACTGCTCCGG GCTCGTCAGCGGGAGAAAATGAACGAGGAGCACAACAAGCGTCTGTCTGAGACGGTGGATAGGCTCCTCTCGGAGTCCAACGAGAGGCTACAACTCCATCTAAAGGAGAGGATGGCTGCCCTGGAGGACAAG AATGCCCTGATCCGGGAGCTGGATCACACAAAGAAATTGATCGAGGAGGCTCACCATGACAAA GAGCAGCTGCTGATCCAGATGGAGACAATGCGCTCGGAGGGCGAGCAAGACCGGAGCCGAAGCAGCTCCGTGCTGCAGCAGGG GCGGTCTCACATGGGTAGTACTCCAGATTTCAGGTACCCAGTGTCTGCGTCCTCTATGATGGACAGCCATTCAGACCACTACGGCGGCGCCCTGGTGCTCAGGCGGCCCCAGAAGGGGCGGGCCGCTGCCCTGCGTGACGAACCCTGCAAG GTACAGACTCTGAACGAGCAGGAGTGGGAGCGTGTACAGCAGGCCAACGTTTTGGCCAAGGTGGCCTACGCTTTCGAAAGCGACGTGGACGTCTCTGACGTGGAGGATGACCGAGACACGGTCTTCAGCTCGGTCGACCTGCTGTCCCCTGCTGGGCAGGCCGATGCACAAACCCTCGCCCTGATGCTACAGGAACAGCTGGACGCCATCAACAACGAGATAAG GATGAtccaggaggagaaggagaacacTGCGCTCCGCGCCGAGGAGATCGAGTCGCGGGTCGGCAGCGGCGACAGCCTCGGCACTCGCTACCGCTCCGTGGGCTCAATCCCGCCCTCCTTCCcaggctcctccctctctggCTCCTCCCCCCCGGGCTCGGGTCACTCCACCCCTCGACGGGCTCCACGCAGTCCAAACAGGGAGGTGGACCGCATGGGGGTCATGACGCTG CCTAGCGACTTGCGGAAGCATCGTAGGAAG CCCGTGCCAGACGACAAGGCCACCATCAGGTGTGAGACGTCTCCGCCGTCCACCCCCAGGTCCATGAGACTCAGTCGAGGAGGACACGCTGCCAGCCACGAGGACATCAGAGACATCCGAAG CCCTACAGCCCTGCAGGACGGTCAGGGCAGCAACCCTAGTAGCAGCAACAGCAGTCAAGACTCGCTCAACAAGGCTGCCAAGAAAAAGAGCATCAAGTCGTCTATCGGCCGTCTGTTCggcaagaaggagaaggggCGGACGGGTCCCCCAGGTCCCCCCAGCAAGGACTCCCCCAGCcaag CAGGGACTCCGGAGGCAGAGGGCTCCCAGGATCCCATGGTGCTCAGCAAGCTCGGTGGCCCTGGGGAAAAGAACAGGAAGCTGCAGAAGAA GCACGAGCTGCTGGAGGAGGCTCGCAGGCAGGGCCTGCCTTTCGCCCAGTGGGACGGGCCTACCGTGGTCGTCTGGCTGGAG tTGTGGGTGGGCATGCCCGCCTGGTACGTGGCGGCCTGCCGGGCCAACGTGAAGAGCGGAGCCATCATGTCGGCCCTGTCGGACACGGAGATCCAGAGGGAGATTGGCATCAGCAACCCCCTGCACCGCCTCAAACTGCGCCTGGCCATCCAGGAGATCATGTCCCTCACCAGCCCTTCAGCGCCCCCTACCTCCAGAACG ACTCTGGCCTACGGCGACATGAACCACGAGTGGATTGGTAACGAGTGGCTGCCCAGTCTGGGCCTGCCCCAGTACCGCAGCTACTTCATGGAGTCTCTGGTGGACGCACGCATGCTGGACCACCTCACCAAGAAGGACCTCAGAGGGCAGCTCAAGATGGTGGACAGCTTCCACAG GAATAGCTTCCAGTGCGGCGTGATGTGTTTGAGGCGTCTCAACTATGACCGTAAGGAGCTGGAGAGGCGGCGTGAGGAAGCCCAGcttgaggtcagag ATGTTCTGGTGTGGAGCAACGAGCGTCTGATGAAGTGGGTGCAGTCCATGGGCCTGAAGGAGTACGCTAGCAACCTGGAGGAGAGCGGCGTGCACGGGGCTTTGCTCGCACTGGACCACACGTTTGACCACAACGCACTGGCACTGCTgctgcaaatacccacacagaACACCCAG GCAAGAGCAGCACTGGAGAGGGAATACAACAACCTGCTGGCTATGGCAACAGAGAGAAAACTGGAGGAG GACGATGACAAGAATTTCCGACGAGCCCCTTCCTGGAGGAAGAAGTTCCGTCCTAAAGACGTGCGTGGCTTCGGGGCCAGCTCGGCCGACACGCTGCCAGCCAGCTTCAGGGTGAccagctcctccacctcccccgccATGCAGCCAAAGAAGCACCAGCTGGACG GAGGTGTGAGTAGCGTACAGAGGTTGGACTCTGCTGCTGTCAGGACCTACTCATGCTAA
- the ppfia1 gene encoding liprin-alpha-1 isoform X9 — MMCEVMPTISESEVGSNGSGRGSGSPLQSDSEGHFESLMVSMLEERDRLLETLRETQENLGLTQSKLHEISHERDSLQRQLNTALPQEFAALTKEVNMCREQLLEREEEIAELKAERNNTRLLLEHLECLVSRHERSLRMTVVKRQAQSPAGVSSEVEVLKALKSLFEHHKALDEKVRERLRVALERCSALEEQLTVSHKEIALLREQNSQKKVLIDGTAEINHNSENSPSTNGKRSSDGSLGPDDELGKVAELQDVMDRQSKEMVQMKDRVVSLSNRVAELEEDLDTARKDLIKSEEMNTRLQRDLRESVAQKDDMEERITTLEKRYLGAQREATSVHDLNDKLENELANKDSLFRQTEEKNRQLQERLELAEQKLQQTIRKAETLPEVEAELAQRVAALTKPDRCVGSGSKGTKETKGQRKAEERHGNVEERLRQMEAQLEEKNQELLRARQREKMNEEHNKRLSETVDRLLSESNERLQLHLKERMAALEDKNALIRELDHTKKLIEEAHHDKEQLLIQMETMRSEGEQDRSRSSSVLQQGRSHMGSTPDFRYPVSASSMMDSHSDHYGGALVLRRPQKGRAAALRDEPCKVQTLNEQEWERVQQANVLAKVAYAFESDVDVSDVEDDRDTVFSSVDLLSPAGQADAQTLALMLQEQLDAINNEIRMIQEEKENTALRAEEIESRVGSGDSLGTRYRSVGSIPPSFPGSSLSGSSPPGSGHSTPRRAPRSPNREVDRMGVMTLPSDLRKHRRKPVPDDKATIRCETSPPSTPRSMRLSRGGHAASHEDIRDIRSPTALQDGQGSNPSSSNSSQDSLNKAAKKKSIKSSIGRLFGKKEKGRTGPPGPPSKDSPSQAGTPEAEGSQDPMVLSKLGGPGEKNRKLQKKHELLEEARRQGLPFAQWDGPTVVVWLELWVGMPAWYVAACRANVKSGAIMSALSDTEIQREIGISNPLHRLKLRLAIQEIMSLTSPSAPPTSRTTLAYGDMNHEWIGNEWLPSLGLPQYRSYFMESLVDARMLDHLTKKDLRGQLKMVDSFHRNSFQCGVMCLRRLNYDRKELERRREEAQLEVRDVLVWSNERLMKWVQSMGLKEYASNLEESGVHGALLALDHTFDHNALALLLQIPTQNTQARAALEREYNNLLAMATERKLEEDDDKNFRRAPSWRKKFRPKDVRGFGASSADTLPASFRVTSSSTSPAMQPKKHQLDGGVSSVQRLDSAAVRTYSC; from the exons CTGCTGCTGGAACATCTGGAGTGTCTGGTGTCCCGCCATGAGCGCTCTCTGAGGATGACGGTGGTGAAAAGGCAGGCCCAGTCTCCCGCcggcgtctccagcgaggtggAGGTCTTGAAGGCCCTGAAATCGCTCTTTGAACACCACAAAGCCCTGGACGAGAAG GTGAGGGAGAGATTGCGTGTTGCTCTGGAAAGGTGCAGTGCGTTGGAGGAACAGTTAACAGTGTCCCATAAAGAG ATCGCCCTGCTCCGAGAGCAGAACAGCCAGAAGAAGGTGCTGATCGACGGCACGGCAGAAATCAACCACAACTCTGAGAACTCTCCCAGCACCAATGGCAAG AGGTCGTCGGACGGCTCGCTGGGCCCTGACGACGAGCTGGGCAAAGTGGCGGAGCTGCAGGACGTGATGGACAGGCAGAGCAAGGAGATGGTGCAGATGAAAGATCGCGTGGTGTCCCTCAGCAACCGGGTGGccgagctggaggaggacctGGACACGGCCCGCAAAGACCTGATCAAATCAGAGGAGATGAACACGCGCCTGCAGAGAGACCTGCGTGAG TCGGTGGCGCAGAAGGACGACATGGAGGAACGCATCACCACCCTGGAGAAGCGCTACCTGGGGGCACAGAGAGAGGCCACGTCCGTGCACGACCTCAACGACAAGCTGGAGAACGAGCTTGCCAACAAGGACTCCCTCTTCCGCCAG ACGGAGGAGAAGAACAGGCAGCTGCAGGAGAGGCTGGAGCTGGCCGAGCAGAAGCTGCAACAGACCATCCGCAAGGCCGAGACGCTCCCCGAGGTGGAGGCGGAGCTTGCTCAGCGGGTCGCCGCCCTCACAAAG CCTGACCGTTGTGTGGGCAGTGGCTCTAAGGGAACTAAGGAGACTAAAGGTCAAAGGAAG GCCGAGGAGCGTCACGGTAACGTGGAGGAGCGTCTGCGGCAGATGGAGGCTCAGCTGGAGGAGAAGAACCAGGAACTGCTCCGG GCTCGTCAGCGGGAGAAAATGAACGAGGAGCACAACAAGCGTCTGTCTGAGACGGTGGATAGGCTCCTCTCGGAGTCCAACGAGAGGCTACAACTCCATCTAAAGGAGAGGATGGCTGCCCTGGAGGACAAG AATGCCCTGATCCGGGAGCTGGATCACACAAAGAAATTGATCGAGGAGGCTCACCATGACAAA GAGCAGCTGCTGATCCAGATGGAGACAATGCGCTCGGAGGGCGAGCAAGACCGGAGCCGAAGCAGCTCCGTGCTGCAGCAGGG GCGGTCTCACATGGGTAGTACTCCAGATTTCAGGTACCCAGTGTCTGCGTCCTCTATGATGGACAGCCATTCAGACCACTACGGCGGCGCCCTGGTGCTCAGGCGGCCCCAGAAGGGGCGGGCCGCTGCCCTGCGTGACGAACCCTGCAAG GTACAGACTCTGAACGAGCAGGAGTGGGAGCGTGTACAGCAGGCCAACGTTTTGGCCAAGGTGGCCTACGCTTTCGAAAGCGACGTGGACGTCTCTGACGTGGAGGATGACCGAGACACGGTCTTCAGCTCGGTCGACCTGCTGTCCCCTGCTGGGCAGGCCGATGCACAAACCCTCGCCCTGATGCTACAGGAACAGCTGGACGCCATCAACAACGAGATAAG GATGAtccaggaggagaaggagaacacTGCGCTCCGCGCCGAGGAGATCGAGTCGCGGGTCGGCAGCGGCGACAGCCTCGGCACTCGCTACCGCTCCGTGGGCTCAATCCCGCCCTCCTTCCcaggctcctccctctctggCTCCTCCCCCCCGGGCTCGGGTCACTCCACCCCTCGACGGGCTCCACGCAGTCCAAACAGGGAGGTGGACCGCATGGGGGTCATGACGCTG CCTAGCGACTTGCGGAAGCATCGTAGGAAG CCCGTGCCAGACGACAAGGCCACCATCAGGTGTGAGACGTCTCCGCCGTCCACCCCCAGGTCCATGAGACTCAGTCGAGGAGGACACGCTGCCAGCCACGAGGACATCAGAGACATCCGAAG CCCTACAGCCCTGCAGGACGGTCAGGGCAGCAACCCTAGTAGCAGCAACAGCAGTCAAGACTCGCTCAACAAGGCTGCCAAGAAAAAGAGCATCAAGTCGTCTATCGGCCGTCTGTTCggcaagaaggagaaggggCGGACGGGTCCCCCAGGTCCCCCCAGCAAGGACTCCCCCAGCcaag CAGGGACTCCGGAGGCAGAGGGCTCCCAGGATCCCATGGTGCTCAGCAAGCTCGGTGGCCCTGGGGAAAAGAACAGGAAGCTGCAGAAGAA GCACGAGCTGCTGGAGGAGGCTCGCAGGCAGGGCCTGCCTTTCGCCCAGTGGGACGGGCCTACCGTGGTCGTCTGGCTGGAG tTGTGGGTGGGCATGCCCGCCTGGTACGTGGCGGCCTGCCGGGCCAACGTGAAGAGCGGAGCCATCATGTCGGCCCTGTCGGACACGGAGATCCAGAGGGAGATTGGCATCAGCAACCCCCTGCACCGCCTCAAACTGCGCCTGGCCATCCAGGAGATCATGTCCCTCACCAGCCCTTCAGCGCCCCCTACCTCCAGAACG ACTCTGGCCTACGGCGACATGAACCACGAGTGGATTGGTAACGAGTGGCTGCCCAGTCTGGGCCTGCCCCAGTACCGCAGCTACTTCATGGAGTCTCTGGTGGACGCACGCATGCTGGACCACCTCACCAAGAAGGACCTCAGAGGGCAGCTCAAGATGGTGGACAGCTTCCACAG GAATAGCTTCCAGTGCGGCGTGATGTGTTTGAGGCGTCTCAACTATGACCGTAAGGAGCTGGAGAGGCGGCGTGAGGAAGCCCAGcttgaggtcagag ATGTTCTGGTGTGGAGCAACGAGCGTCTGATGAAGTGGGTGCAGTCCATGGGCCTGAAGGAGTACGCTAGCAACCTGGAGGAGAGCGGCGTGCACGGGGCTTTGCTCGCACTGGACCACACGTTTGACCACAACGCACTGGCACTGCTgctgcaaatacccacacagaACACCCAG GCAAGAGCAGCACTGGAGAGGGAATACAACAACCTGCTGGCTATGGCAACAGAGAGAAAACTGGAGGAG GACGATGACAAGAATTTCCGACGAGCCCCTTCCTGGAGGAAGAAGTTCCGTCCTAAAGACGTGCGTGGCTTCGGGGCCAGCTCGGCCGACACGCTGCCAGCCAGCTTCAGGGTGAccagctcctccacctcccccgccATGCAGCCAAAGAAGCACCAGCTGGACG GAGGTGTGAGTAGCGTACAGAGGTTGGACTCTGCTGCTGTCAGGACCTACTCATGCTAA